TCAAATCCTGAAGGGGGAAGTTTTAACAGTATGTTTAAAATTTCATGCAGGTGTTTCTGATTTTCCGGAGGTCTATCAGATATATCAACATCTTCATTGCTACGTCTTTTTTGTTTAGTTACACCCTCCAAAGTTATTTCTTTTTTTTGAAATTTACTCTGGACATCTTTGAATAATTTATATACCTCATTTTCACTTAAATTTGATTTAAACCCTTTTTCTGTTAATCTCCAAATTCCCCGCTCTTCTGCACTTATAAATCCACCTTCTTTTAAATAATTTCTTGCCCAATCTATCTGATTATAAACTCTTGAAACACCTGATTCCAGAGTCTGTTGAACCTCACTTTCCGGTATTTTTAACTTGTCTGTTATTAACGGCCTTACTTCAAAGGGTTTGCCGGCTCCACCTCGCTCTTTTAAAACTTCTAAAAGTGGAACAATAAACTTAAGAAATTGTGGCCCCACTATATTATTATGTTTTTCCTTTTTCACTTTTAATTTGCCTTTCTAAACTTGGTTCTACTGGGATTTGTGGGGTACATGTCCAGCTTCCCGCAATAGAACAAAATAGCAATCCTAACCCGAATAAACCGGAACCAAAGCATTCCCCTCCTTTACAAGGAGGGGTTAGGGGAGGTATCTTTTCTCATCTCTATATCAATCCTGTCCATAACCTTTTCAAGATTCTCATAAATATCAAGGTTGGTAAAACGCAGAAAAGTAATCCCATAAGCTTCAATAATTTTTTGTCTTTCTATATCGTTTTTTACAGCATTCTCAGTAAAATGAGAATCCCCATCCACTTCAATAGCCAACTTTAGCTGTGGACAATAAAAATCCACAATAAACTTTCCAATGCTGTACTGACGCCTGAACTTGAAACCATTTAATCCCTTGCCTCTTAGCTTTAACCACAACAACATTTCAGCCTTAGGCATCTCTTGTCTTAAATTTCTCCGTTTGAGCTTTTCACTTGTTTTATTGAACACTTTTGTCAATGAATCTCTCCGAATTAAAAACTACCCCACCTAACCTCCCCTTGTAAAGGGGAGGAATATTGTTTACGAATCCCGGAAGAACCCTAAACTTTACCTTGCCTTCTAAAACAACCTGCTCTGTTCTTCACTCTGCATGGCGATGCCGAAGTATTTGTAGGCATTCGGTGTTGCAAGACGGCCTCTTGGGGTGCGGTTTATAAAGCCCTCCTGTATCAGGAACGGCTCATATACATCTTCTATCGTATCTTTATCTTCACTGATTGCTGCGGCGATTGTCTCAAGCCCGACAGGGCCGCCGTTGAATTTTTCAATTATGGTAAGCAGGAGCTTCCGGTCCATTAAGTCAAAGCCCTTCTCGTCAATCTCAAGCATTTTAAGGGCCTTAACAGCAACCTCTTTCGTAATCTTCCCGTCAGCCTTCACCTCAGCGTAATCCCTGACCCTTCTTAAAATCCGGTTTGCTATTCTCGGTGTCCCCCTTGAACGTCCTGCAATCTCCTCTGCCCCATCCTCATCAAGGGTTGTATTAAGTATCCCTGCAGACCGCATGAGTATCCTTTGAAGCTCTTCAGGCCGGTAGAAATCAAGTCTAATGACAATTCCAAACCTGTCACGTAATGGAGATGTAAGCAGTCCTGTCCTTGTTGTTGCACCTATCAATGTAAATCTTGGGATGTCGAGCTTAATCGTCCTTGCCGCTGGCCCCTGACCGATTATCAGGTCGAGCTTGTAATCCTCCATAGCCGGATAGAGTATCTCCTCAACTGCTGGATTGAGTCTGTGGATCTCATCTATAAATAACACCTCATGCCTTTGCAGATTGGTAAGTACAGCCGCGAGGTCCCCCTGACGTTCTATTGCCGGACCGGATGTGGACTTGATGCCAACACCAAGCTCCTTTGCGATTATATAGGAAAGCGTTGTCTTTCCAAGACCAGGCGGGCCATAGAAAAGGACATGGTCTAATGACTCCGACCTCCTCCTTGCTGCCTCCAGAAATATATGCAGGTTCTCCTTTACCTTCTCCTGTCCCACATATTCCGCCAAAGATTCAGGACGCAGGTTCGCCTCATACCTCTTCTCTTCATCGTCCAACGGCAATGTAAATATATTGTCCGGCATAATATTTTTCCCTTCCGATTCCTGATTACTGCTGGATTATATATTCTATTAGGTATGAATTCAACAAGGGATGGCCACTGCATCAATTATATGTGAATCCTATTTCCCTTGCGAATGCGGGACAAGAATGTCCCGCCTATCGAGATAGGCGGGGTTTTCCAACCCCGCTGTAATGGCATTACCCTATTTCTGAATAAAAGCCCTTATGATTTCCGCTGTCTCCTGAGGCTTATCAAGAAATGCAAAATGACCTGAGTTTTGTAATGATTGGTACTTTACACCACGTATGCGGTTATGTGCATACTCAGCATAATTTTCAGGAAGTATGGCATCATGGTCTGAACGGATCATGAGAATAGGAAAATCAATATACTCTATCATGGCAGGGATATACAATGAATTGATATCCTGTATCAGATCAGCCTTACGATTTTGTAATGCCTTTACCTTTTCCTTATCAGGAAGCAGTTCCAGTGTGCCCGTGATTCTATCACGAAAAGCCGAATCTTGTTTATACCGTAAAGAGCCGGCCGCCAAAAGGTTTGTAATTTTTTCTTGCTCCGAAGAATATATATCATCAAGCATCTCTTTGGTTTTAGCTGACCATGTAAGACCCTCAAAGCCATTGATGCTGATTGCAGTCTTTATATGTTCAGGGAAGTGATGTCCGAATGCAACAGCAAGCCCGCCGCCTTCACCGGCGCCAACAACATGAACCTCTTTGAGATCAAGCTTTCTTACAAAAGAACGATATACCAGAAGAAGGTGTTCTGATGATTTGTCTTCTCCAAAGGCATCCGGTTCACTAAGATAAGGAGGCTCTGCAACAATGACACGGAAAGATTTACTGAGGAATCCCGCCAGTTCGCCCCATGCCTCAACCCCAAGAGGATAAGCAGCCAATATAAGAACAGCATCACCATCACCCTGTTCCGTATAAACCACAGGAATGTTATCAACCATAACCCACTTCTGATGCTTAGGGAGGGCCTGCGGATGGAAGATCTTCTGTGGTGCCGTTGCACATGAACTAAGTACAAATACAATTATAATAATCTTAATCCATCGGAAATATTTGATATTCATATTGTATCCTTTCAACCCTATTTTAATGCCGCTCTCCAAGTTTTATAAATTTGTCCTTATATTTAAAATCAATGGAGTAATCCACTTCTGCAAGGCCTTCTTTGATTAAATGTGCATTTAGAAATGTCTTGTTTTTTAAGTAGAGATAACAGAGCAGATGGTTCTCGTTATCGTATTTATGGTTGTCAAATTTCAGAAAGACTTTTTGCCCTCTTGTTTTTTCCATGAGGAAATTGACAGCCGAACCGTTCACTGTCTTCTTTTCTTTTACCCCGATAAGACGGACTATCACTCCACTGCTGAGTTTAACTAACTCAGTAGTGATAACCTCTTTAACTGAATAGTACTTTTCACGTTCTTCTCTATTATCATCAATCCGAGAGCCGAATTGAAGTTTCTTAGGGTCAATCTTTTTATCAAGTTCATGAGGGTCTTTGAAGATATACGGGAGTTTCTCAATCTCCTTGTTCAAGTCAGTTTTTACATGATCTTTCATGAATTCGTAACCCGTTCCGTAAAGGTCGGTTTGTGTAATATCCAGCTTATTTTTGATAACAGGAATAAACTCAGGATTTATTTCGTAGCCTATTGAATTGCGGCCAAGATTGCGGGCAGCCATTGATGTCGTTCCACTGCCGAGGAATGGGTCAAGAACCGTATCACCTGCAAAGGCAAACATCTTAATGAGCCGGGCAGGTAACTCCTCTGGAAACATAGCAATATGCCCATCCTGTTTTGCGCCTGTAAAATACCAATGGCCTGAAAAATATGTATTCCAATCTTCCTTAGATATTACTGACAACTCTTTTTGTTCTTGTGAAGGCTTTGTCGGGGCGCCCTGTTTTTTAAATAGTAAAATAAATTCATAGTCTAACTTCAGGATTCCATTCCTCGGATAGGGGAAACTCCCCATTATAGTTGCCCCGCCTGTGGTATTGGTTGTTGTAACCTTTTGCCAGATAACAGCCCCCATATAATCAAAACCTATTGTTTCACAAAATTTAATAATTTCGGTTCTGATCGGGATTACTTTGTATCGCCCGTAATAAACAGAACGGGCAAACTGATCACCGATGTTGATACAGAGTCTGCATCCGGACTGCAAGACCCTATGACATTCCTTCCAGACAAGATTCAGATTATTGATATAGCTTTCGTAGGTTTCATGGTATCCGATTTGATCATTAGTACCATAATCTTTAAGCTGCCAGTAAGGAGGAGATGTAATTACCAGATGAACTGACTCATTGGCCAATAGATTCATTTGTCTTGAATCACCGTTAATAATTTTGTGTGTGGTTTTGATTGTATTATTCAT
This region of Nitrospirota bacterium genomic DNA includes:
- the ruvB gene encoding Holliday junction branch migration DNA helicase RuvB — its product is MPDNIFTLPLDDEEKRYEANLRPESLAEYVGQEKVKENLHIFLEAARRRSESLDHVLFYGPPGLGKTTLSYIIAKELGVGIKSTSGPAIERQGDLAAVLTNLQRHEVLFIDEIHRLNPAVEEILYPAMEDYKLDLIIGQGPAARTIKLDIPRFTLIGATTRTGLLTSPLRDRFGIVIRLDFYRPEELQRILMRSAGILNTTLDEDGAEEIAGRSRGTPRIANRILRRVRDYAEVKADGKITKEVAVKALKMLEIDEKGFDLMDRKLLLTIIEKFNGGPVGLETIAAAISEDKDTIEDVYEPFLIQEGFINRTPRGRLATPNAYKYFGIAMQSEEQSRLF
- a CDS encoding restriction endonuclease gives rise to the protein MKKEKHNNIVGPQFLKFIVPLLEVLKERGGAGKPFEVRPLITDKLKIPESEVQQTLESGVSRVYNQIDWARNYLKEGGFISAEERGIWRLTEKGFKSNLSENEVYKLFKDVQSKFQKKEITLEGVTKQKRRSNEDVDISDRPPENQKHLHEILNILLKLPPSGFEKICKRLLIEEGFEDVEVTKQTRDGGIDGVANLILNRFISFKVFFQCKRYKGTVSSETVQKFKGALDGKIKPGDKGIIITTGYFTQDAQKASKEGRVPIELIDGDKLIEMFENKKLGIQQKTIYEVDYDFFEEFK
- a CDS encoding alpha/beta hydrolase, which translates into the protein MNIKYFRWIKIIIIVFVLSSCATAPQKIFHPQALPKHQKWVMVDNIPVVYTEQGDGDAVLILAAYPLGVEAWGELAGFLSKSFRVIVAEPPYLSEPDAFGEDKSSEHLLLVYRSFVRKLDLKEVHVVGAGEGGGLAVAFGHHFPEHIKTAISINGFEGLTWSAKTKEMLDDIYSSEQEKITNLLAAGSLRYKQDSAFRDRITGTLELLPDKEKVKALQNRKADLIQDINSLYIPAMIEYIDFPILMIRSDHDAILPENYAEYAHNRIRGVKYQSLQNSGHFAFLDKPQETAEIIRAFIQK
- a CDS encoding thermonuclease family protein, with the translated sequence MNLLANESVHLVITSPPYWQLKDYGTNDQIGYHETYESYINNLNLVWKECHRVLQSGCRLCINIGDQFARSVYYGRYKVIPIRTEIIKFCETIGFDYMGAVIWQKVTTTNTTGGATIMGSFPYPRNGILKLDYEFILLFKKQGAPTKPSQEQKELSVISKEDWNTYFSGHWYFTGAKQDGHIAMFPEELPARLIKMFAFAGDTVLDPFLGSGTTSMAARNLGRNSIGYEINPEFIPVIKNKLDITQTDLYGTGYEFMKDHVKTDLNKEIEKLPYIFKDPHELDKKIDPKKLQFGSRIDDNREEREKYYSVKEVITTELVKLSSGVIVRLIGVKEKKTVNGSAVNFLMEKTRGQKVFLKFDNHKYDNENHLLCYLYLKNKTFLNAHLIKEGLAEVDYSIDFKYKDKFIKLGERH
- a CDS encoding endonuclease domain-containing protein, producing MTKVFNKTSEKLKRRNLRQEMPKAEMLLWLKLRGKGLNGFKFRRQYSIGKFIVDFYCPQLKLAIEVDGDSHFTENAVKNDIERQKIIEAYGITFLRFTNLDIYENLEKVMDRIDIEMRKDTSPNPSL